Proteins encoded by one window of Mycolicibacterium sp. ND9-15:
- a CDS encoding AraC family transcriptional regulator: MAQVPAARYLLRAKDLVDARYAEAITVDDLAAAAGLSRAHFSRMFTRTFGESPRAYLQTRRLERAAALLRYTDRSVADICVMVGLQSVGSFTTSFARVYGLPPAAYRASLPPAAIHARIPTCILKRDTRPPADSRVRKTAHGEKTDETARPARMMGRSC, translated from the coding sequence ATGGCGCAGGTGCCCGCGGCCCGCTATCTGCTGCGCGCCAAGGATCTGGTCGACGCCCGGTACGCCGAGGCGATCACCGTCGATGACCTCGCCGCGGCGGCCGGGCTGTCGCGCGCCCATTTCAGCAGGATGTTCACCCGGACATTCGGCGAATCGCCCCGCGCTTATCTGCAGACCCGCCGATTGGAACGCGCCGCAGCGCTGTTGCGCTACACAGACCGCTCGGTCGCCGATATCTGCGTGATGGTCGGATTGCAGAGCGTGGGGTCGTTCACCACCAGCTTCGCCCGCGTCTACGGACTGCCCCCGGCCGCATACCGCGCCAGCCTGCCGCCCGCGGCGATCCACGCCCGGATACCCACCTGCATCCTCAAGCGCGACACCCGGCCTCCCGCCGACAGTAGGGTGCGCAAGACAGCACACGGGGAGAAGACGGACGAGACGGCCCGCCCGGCCAGGATGATGGGTCGATCGTGTTGA
- a CDS encoding low molecular weight protein-tyrosine-phosphatase yields MSESLHVTFICSGNICRSPMAEKMFAHQIAGRGLGHAVRVSSAGTGGWHAGEPADRRAGHVLHEHGYPIAHRAAQVDEDHMSADLVIALGRNHVRILLDLGVPAERIRMLRSFDPRSGAHPLDVDDPYYGDHADFEEVFAVIEASLPGLHDWVDEQLAIRGIAS; encoded by the coding sequence GTGTCTGAATCGCTGCACGTCACGTTCATCTGCTCGGGCAACATCTGCCGCTCGCCGATGGCCGAGAAGATGTTCGCCCACCAGATCGCCGGGCGCGGGCTCGGCCACGCGGTCCGGGTCAGCAGCGCTGGGACCGGGGGCTGGCACGCCGGCGAGCCCGCCGACCGTCGGGCAGGCCACGTGTTGCACGAGCACGGCTATCCGATCGCACACCGCGCCGCCCAGGTCGACGAGGACCACATGTCCGCCGATCTGGTGATCGCACTGGGCCGCAACCACGTTCGGATACTTCTGGACCTCGGCGTCCCCGCCGAGCGGATCCGGATGCTGCGGTCGTTCGACCCGCGCTCGGGTGCCCATCCCTTGGACGTCGACGATCCCTATTACGGCGATCACGCCGACTTCGAGGAGGTTTTCGCGGTCATCGAAGCGTCGTTGCCGGGGCTGCACGACTGGGTCGACGAGCAACTCGCGATCCGGGGAATCGCCAGCTGA
- a CDS encoding methyltransferase family protein: MRITTAALASAAFFMVAPGTVVGLGPWLITHWDLADAPAWRVTVGGILIVLGLIAPIHAFVEFVKAGGTPMPVAPTQRLVVTGFNRFVRNPMYVGLIMAILGQAVLFGNLWLVVYAAIGWAITATFVHFYEEPTLVRTYGRQYEVYRENVRAWIPRLRPWVPARN; this comes from the coding sequence ATGCGGATCACCACCGCTGCGCTCGCTTCGGCGGCCTTCTTCATGGTCGCGCCCGGCACCGTCGTCGGGCTCGGCCCGTGGTTGATCACGCACTGGGATCTTGCCGATGCACCGGCGTGGCGCGTGACAGTGGGCGGGATCCTGATCGTGCTCGGTCTGATCGCGCCCATCCACGCATTCGTGGAATTCGTGAAGGCCGGCGGCACCCCCATGCCCGTCGCGCCGACCCAACGACTGGTCGTGACCGGCTTCAACCGGTTCGTCCGCAACCCGATGTATGTCGGCCTGATCATGGCGATCCTCGGCCAGGCAGTGCTTTTCGGCAACCTGTGGCTGGTCGTCTACGCCGCGATCGGCTGGGCGATCACGGCGACGTTCGTCCACTTCTACGAGGAACCCACCCTCGTTCGCACCTATGGGCGACAGTACGAGGTGTACCGCGAGAACGTGCGCGCTTGGATACCCCGGCTGAGGCCGTGGGTGCCGGCGCGCAACTAA
- a CDS encoding HNH endonuclease signature motif containing protein has product MFEGLVERACRTPRGAAGVGAWARVENAACARRLAAAADVLERLIAEAGAVDREQWCIDNWSMAAAEVAAAQNVSLGVASHHLSIAYDLRHRLPRVAQVFAAGAICYRMVSVVINRTRLVRDAEAIAKLDSELAAQLSGWATLSVVKLRTAIDNWVQRYDPAAVRHTEYAARGRCVDVHDPADGSGTASVQGWLFSSDAAALDARLEAMAAAVCEHDPRTVEQRRADALGALGHGAERLQCACARPGCDAAAGTSNAVVIHVVAGEESLSDDAAAQLDGEEPRTEDPPAGPAPSDPAYLLGKGMLPAPLLAAKLAGTATIRPVVHPGDAPPEARYIPSAVLAWFVRCRDLTCRFPGCAEPAHHCDIDHTIAYPQGPTQASNLKCLCRKHHLLKTFGGWRDVQHPDGTVEWTSRHGQKYTTDPGAKFLFPTLCRPTAPVQRRSTEDTAVTDDARALMMPRRKHTRAENRARAIDAERRHNETDIAERRDNEPHVAERRDNESHVAERRHDDPYAADPPPF; this is encoded by the coding sequence ATGTTCGAAGGTTTGGTGGAGCGGGCGTGCCGTACGCCGCGGGGTGCGGCGGGGGTGGGGGCGTGGGCGCGGGTGGAAAACGCCGCCTGTGCGCGCCGGCTGGCCGCGGCCGCCGATGTGCTCGAACGGTTGATCGCCGAGGCCGGGGCGGTCGATCGTGAGCAGTGGTGCATCGACAACTGGTCGATGGCTGCCGCTGAGGTCGCCGCCGCCCAGAACGTGTCGTTGGGGGTGGCCTCGCATCACCTGTCGATCGCCTACGACCTGCGCCACCGCCTACCGCGGGTGGCGCAGGTATTCGCCGCCGGCGCGATCTGCTATCGCATGGTCAGCGTGGTGATCAACCGGACCCGGCTGGTGCGCGACGCCGAAGCGATCGCCAAACTCGACTCCGAGTTGGCCGCCCAACTCAGCGGATGGGCGACGTTGTCGGTGGTCAAACTGCGCACTGCGATCGACAACTGGGTGCAGCGCTATGACCCGGCCGCGGTGCGCCACACCGAATACGCCGCGCGGGGGCGCTGTGTGGATGTGCACGATCCGGCCGACGGGTCGGGCACCGCCTCAGTGCAGGGCTGGTTGTTCAGCAGCGATGCCGCGGCCCTGGATGCGCGCCTGGAGGCGATGGCTGCTGCGGTGTGCGAGCACGATCCGCGCACCGTCGAGCAGCGCCGCGCTGATGCGCTTGGTGCGCTCGGTCACGGTGCTGAGCGGCTGCAGTGCGCGTGTGCACGCCCAGGCTGTGACGCCGCCGCGGGCACCTCCAATGCGGTGGTTATCCACGTGGTGGCCGGCGAGGAGTCGCTCAGCGATGACGCTGCAGCGCAGTTGGATGGTGAGGAACCGCGCACCGAGGATCCGCCGGCCGGGCCGGCGCCCAGCGACCCGGCCTACCTGCTGGGCAAAGGAATGCTGCCCGCGCCGCTGTTGGCGGCCAAGCTGGCCGGCACCGCCACGATTCGACCGGTGGTCCATCCCGGCGATGCCCCGCCCGAGGCCCGCTATATCCCCTCGGCGGTGTTGGCGTGGTTCGTTCGGTGCCGGGATCTGACGTGTCGGTTTCCCGGCTGCGCTGAGCCCGCCCACCACTGTGATATCGACCATACGATCGCCTACCCGCAGGGGCCGACGCAGGCGTCGAACCTCAAATGTCTGTGTCGAAAACATCACCTGCTCAAGACTTTTGGTGGGTGGCGCGATGTGCAGCACCCCGACGGCACCGTGGAGTGGACCTCGCGGCACGGACAGAAATACACCACCGATCCCGGCGCGAAATTCTTGTTCCCGACCCTGTGCCGGCCCACCGCACCCGTGCAGCGTCGGTCAACGGAGGACACCGCGGTCACCGACGATGCTCGCGCGCTGATGATGCCGCGACGCAAACACACCCGCGCCGAAAACCGCGCCCGAGCCATCGACGCCGAACGCCGCCACAACGAGACCGACATCGCCGAACGCCGCGACAACGAGCCCCACGTCGCCGAACGCCGCGACAACGAGTCCCACGTCGCCGAACGCCGCCACGACGACCCCTACGCCGCCGACCCCCCACCCTTCTAA
- the cobC gene encoding Rv2231c family pyridoxal phosphate-dependent protein CobC: MASPLRAAARYHGDEAVAPGMLDFAVNVRADTPPSWLVDRLAGRLTDLARYPSATDVERAVAAVARRHGRSTDEVAPLAGAAEGFALLANLKPRRAALIAPSFTEPEAALAAAGVRFEHVILEPPYALRADAVPDDADLVVVGNPTNPTGVLHTREQMLALRRPGRIVVVDEAFADAVAGEPASVAAEALPDVVVLRSLTKTWALAGLRVGYALGPADVLARLTARRPHWPVGTLQLEAIGACSAPEAVAEAARAAQRLLEVRAAMVAGLTTIGVHVVTGSAPFVLFSVPDAELMRKHLDRSGIAVRRCDTFVGLGGQFLRAAVRPEWPVLAEAMAEVLR; the protein is encoded by the coding sequence GTGGCGAGTCCTTTGCGCGCGGCCGCGCGCTACCACGGTGACGAGGCCGTGGCTCCCGGGATGCTGGATTTCGCCGTCAACGTCCGCGCCGATACTCCGCCGTCCTGGCTGGTCGACCGCCTCGCGGGCCGCCTGACCGATCTCGCCCGGTACCCGAGCGCGACCGACGTCGAGCGGGCGGTCGCTGCGGTCGCCCGCCGGCATGGCCGCAGCACGGACGAGGTCGCGCCGCTGGCCGGGGCGGCCGAGGGGTTCGCGCTGCTGGCCAACCTGAAGCCGCGACGGGCCGCGCTGATCGCGCCGTCTTTCACCGAACCTGAGGCGGCGCTGGCGGCCGCCGGGGTGCGGTTCGAGCACGTGATCCTCGAACCGCCCTACGCGCTGCGCGCGGACGCGGTGCCCGATGACGCCGACCTCGTCGTCGTCGGAAATCCGACCAATCCCACCGGCGTCCTGCACACCCGGGAGCAGATGCTGGCCTTGCGCCGACCCGGTCGCATCGTGGTGGTCGACGAGGCGTTCGCCGATGCCGTCGCCGGTGAGCCCGCTTCCGTGGCCGCCGAGGCGCTGCCCGACGTGGTGGTCCTGCGCAGCCTGACCAAGACGTGGGCACTGGCGGGGCTGCGGGTCGGCTACGCCCTCGGCCCGGCCGATGTGCTGGCGCGGTTGACCGCACGACGCCCGCACTGGCCGGTCGGCACGCTGCAACTCGAGGCCATCGGCGCCTGCAGCGCGCCCGAGGCGGTCGCCGAGGCCGCCCGTGCCGCTCAGCGCCTGCTCGAGGTGCGCGCGGCAATGGTGGCGGGATTGACTACCATCGGCGTGCATGTTGTCACCGGTTCGGCTCCATTCGTCCTGTTCAGCGTCCCGGATGCCGAGTTGATGCGAAAACACCTGGACCGCAGCGGTATTGCCGTGCGTCGCTGCGACACGTTCGTCGGACTCGGCGGCCAGTTCCTGCGTGCCGCCGTGCGTCCGGAGTGGCCGGTTCTCGCCGAGGCGATGGCCGAGGTGCTGCGGTGA
- a CDS encoding CYTH and CHAD domain-containing protein, with product MGRSNDKSSRHLEVERKFDVDDSTVSPSFDGLSSVVRVERSPAQRLEAVYFDTPDHDLAARRITLRRRTGGPDEGWHLKLPAGPDARTEVREPLGEADEVPETLRDTVLAIARDRPLRPVARISTRRTVNVLYGSDGASLAEFCDDQVTASAEPGGPEQEWREWELELAPELAETADRDLLDRLSNRLIDAGAVPAASGSKLARVLAESSEPSVVRQPADPLHRAVAEQVELLIEWDRAVRADVWDSVHQMRVTTRKLRSLLQSSRDAFGISDDAWILDELRQLAAILGVARDAEVLAERYEQALDGLPDELVRGPVRERLVDGAKRRYQAGLRRSLIAMRSQRYFRLLDALEDLVAAEPAAPPGEEERGQATIDAAYKRVRKAAKAAAEAEADDHKDEALHRIRKGAKRLRYTAAATGAAKVSDRAKTIQSLLGDHQDSVVSRSHLGQQAEAAHAAGEDTFTYGLLYRLEEELAQRSREQLDDALAKLAKAVRKAR from the coding sequence ATGGGTAGATCGAATGACAAGTCGTCGCGGCATCTGGAGGTCGAGCGCAAGTTCGACGTCGATGATTCAACAGTGTCGCCGTCATTCGACGGGTTGTCATCGGTGGTCCGCGTCGAACGGTCACCAGCGCAACGCCTGGAGGCGGTTTACTTCGACACCCCTGACCACGATCTCGCCGCGCGCCGGATCACACTGCGCCGCCGCACCGGCGGCCCGGACGAAGGATGGCACCTCAAGCTGCCCGCCGGCCCCGACGCCCGCACGGAGGTCAGGGAGCCACTCGGCGAGGCCGACGAGGTGCCGGAAACACTGCGTGACACCGTGCTGGCGATCGCGCGCGATCGACCGCTGCGACCGGTCGCGCGAATCTCCACCCGACGCACCGTGAACGTGCTCTACGGGTCCGACGGGGCGTCACTGGCCGAGTTCTGCGATGACCAGGTGACCGCTTCGGCCGAGCCCGGCGGCCCGGAGCAGGAATGGCGCGAGTGGGAACTCGAGCTGGCCCCCGAGTTGGCCGAAACCGCCGACCGCGACCTGCTCGACCGGTTGTCCAACCGGCTGATCGACGCGGGAGCGGTGCCGGCGGCCAGCGGTTCGAAACTGGCGCGCGTGTTGGCGGAGTCTTCGGAGCCGTCGGTGGTGCGACAACCGGCCGACCCGCTGCATCGGGCGGTGGCCGAACAGGTCGAACTGCTGATCGAGTGGGACCGTGCGGTACGGGCCGACGTGTGGGACTCGGTGCACCAGATGCGGGTGACGACCCGCAAGCTCCGCAGCCTGCTGCAGTCGTCGCGGGACGCGTTCGGCATCTCCGATGACGCCTGGATTCTCGACGAACTTCGGCAGCTCGCCGCGATCCTGGGCGTCGCGCGGGATGCCGAAGTGCTGGCCGAACGCTACGAGCAGGCACTGGACGGGCTGCCCGACGAGCTGGTCCGCGGCCCGGTGCGCGAGCGGCTGGTCGACGGCGCCAAGCGGCGCTACCAGGCCGGGCTGCGGCGGTCGTTGATCGCCATGCGTTCGCAGCGCTACTTCCGGCTGCTCGACGCGCTCGAAGACCTGGTCGCCGCCGAACCGGCGGCGCCGCCGGGCGAGGAGGAGCGTGGGCAGGCGACCATCGACGCGGCCTACAAGCGGGTCCGCAAAGCGGCCAAGGCCGCTGCCGAAGCCGAGGCCGACGACCATAAGGACGAGGCGCTGCACCGAATCCGCAAGGGCGCCAAGCGTCTTCGCTACACCGCCGCGGCGACGGGCGCCGCCAAGGTGTCGGATCGGGCGAAGACCATTCAATCGCTGCTCGGTGATCATCAGGACAGCGTGGTGAGCCGGTCTCACCTCGGTCAACAGGCCGAGGCCGCGCATGCGGCCGGTGAAGACACGTTCACCTACGGGCTGCTCTACCGGCTGGAGGAGGAACTCGCCCAACGTTCACGCGAGCAGTTGGACGACGCGCTCGCCAAGCTCGCCAAGGCGGTGCGCAAGGCCCGGTGA
- a CDS encoding class I SAM-dependent methyltransferase, giving the protein MNAKQHWEERYSEQNRIWSGRVNVRLVEVASALDPGVALDLGSGEGGDAMWLAERGWRVVAVDISDTALRRAAEDAAARGVGDRIDFQQHDLSESFPEGEFDLVNVQFLHSTLPLDRTAILSAAARAVRSGGLLLIVDHSGPPPWASKLDGHHHTFAPPDEVVAALNLPEAEWEPAEIDARTREVRTPEGEPAAWVDNVIILRRR; this is encoded by the coding sequence ATGAACGCCAAACAACATTGGGAAGAGCGCTACAGCGAACAGAACCGGATCTGGAGCGGACGGGTGAACGTTCGGCTCGTCGAGGTCGCGTCGGCCCTGGACCCGGGCGTCGCACTGGATCTCGGCAGCGGAGAGGGCGGCGACGCAATGTGGCTCGCGGAACGGGGATGGCGGGTGGTCGCCGTCGACATCTCCGACACTGCCTTGCGACGTGCCGCCGAGGATGCTGCGGCGCGAGGAGTGGGTGACCGCATCGACTTTCAGCAGCACGACCTGTCGGAGAGCTTCCCCGAGGGGGAATTCGATCTGGTGAATGTGCAGTTCCTGCATTCGACTCTTCCACTCGATCGGACGGCGATCCTCAGCGCGGCCGCACGCGCTGTGCGCTCGGGCGGGCTTCTGCTGATCGTCGATCACAGCGGGCCGCCGCCGTGGGCATCAAAACTCGATGGACACCATCACACGTTCGCCCCGCCCGACGAGGTCGTTGCGGCGCTGAATCTGCCTGAGGCCGAATGGGAGCCGGCTGAGATCGACGCCCGGACACGCGAGGTGAGGACGCCGGAAGGCGAGCCGGCGGCGTGGGTCGACAACGTTATCATTCTGCGGAGGCGCTAG
- a CDS encoding bifunctional RNase H/acid phosphatase, whose amino-acid sequence MKVIVEADGGSRGNPGPAGYGSVVWSADHGTVLAESKEAIGRSTNNVAEYRGLIAGLKEAASLGANEVDVRMDSKLVVEQMSDRWKVKHPDIAPLHRQATALAARFAHITYRWIPRAENSHADRLANEAMDAAAQMPPDTGQPKPHQASNPSAWTGARGAPTRLLLLRHGQTELSVDRRYSGRGNPALTDLGRRQAEAAAQYLGRRGGVAAVVTSPLQRAYDTAAAAAKVLALDVTVDDDLIETDFGAWEGLTFTEAAERDPDLHRRWLRDTSTAPPQGESFDAAAERVRRAKARIIAEHAGETVLVVSHVTPIKTLLRAALDGGPSILYRLHLDLASLSIAEFYPDGAASVRLVNQTAYLD is encoded by the coding sequence GTGAAGGTCATCGTCGAGGCGGACGGCGGTTCGCGCGGCAACCCCGGCCCGGCGGGTTACGGATCGGTGGTGTGGTCGGCGGACCACGGCACCGTGCTTGCCGAAAGCAAGGAAGCGATCGGCCGTTCCACCAACAACGTCGCCGAGTACCGCGGCCTGATCGCCGGGTTAAAGGAGGCGGCGAGCCTGGGCGCGAACGAGGTCGACGTGCGCATGGACTCCAAGCTCGTGGTGGAGCAGATGTCCGACCGGTGGAAGGTCAAGCATCCGGACATCGCCCCGCTGCACCGACAGGCGACGGCGCTCGCCGCGCGCTTCGCGCACATCACGTACCGATGGATTCCCCGCGCGGAGAACAGCCACGCCGACCGGTTGGCCAACGAGGCCATGGACGCCGCCGCCCAAATGCCCCCGGACACAGGACAACCCAAACCGCATCAGGCGTCGAACCCGTCCGCCTGGACTGGCGCACGAGGCGCACCGACGCGGCTTCTGTTGCTGCGGCACGGCCAGACGGAGTTGTCCGTCGATCGCCGGTACTCGGGCCGCGGCAACCCGGCGCTGACTGACCTCGGGCGCCGGCAGGCCGAAGCGGCCGCGCAGTACCTGGGACGGCGAGGAGGCGTCGCCGCCGTGGTCACGTCACCGCTGCAGCGCGCGTACGACACCGCGGCGGCGGCGGCCAAGGTGCTCGCTTTGGACGTCACCGTCGACGACGACCTGATCGAGACCGACTTCGGGGCGTGGGAGGGACTGACGTTCACCGAAGCCGCGGAACGGGATCCGGACTTGCACCGGCGCTGGCTGCGCGACACCTCGACGGCGCCGCCGCAGGGAGAAAGCTTCGACGCCGCCGCCGAACGTGTCCGTCGGGCCAAGGCGCGAATCATCGCCGAGCATGCCGGCGAGACCGTGCTGGTGGTCTCGCACGTTACACCCATCAAGACGCTGCTGCGGGCGGCGCTCGACGGCGGCCCGAGCATCCTCTACCGGCTGCACCTCGACCTGGCGTCGCTGTCGATCGCCGAGTTCTATCCCGATGGCGCGGCATCGGTGCGACTGGTCAACCAGACGGCCTACCTGGACTGA
- a CDS encoding HAD-IA family hydrolase, with translation MLASTTTATRPQLVIFDLDGTLTDSAQGIVSSFRHALGSVGAVVPDGDLAGMIIGPPMHHTLQGLGLGDRTEAAIAAYRADYRTRGWAMNRVFDGIPALLADLRAAGVRLVVATSKAEPTAQRILAHFGLADCFEVIAGASVDGSRASKVDVVAHALAQLDTLPERTLMVGDRSHDVEGAAAHGIETVVVGWGYGRGDFDGPDAVTPTAHVSTVADLREVLGV, from the coding sequence ATGCTGGCCTCCACGACCACGGCGACCCGCCCCCAATTGGTGATCTTCGACCTCGACGGCACCCTGACCGACTCGGCGCAGGGCATCGTCTCGAGTTTCCGCCATGCGCTGGGGTCGGTCGGCGCCGTGGTGCCCGACGGAGACCTGGCCGGCATGATCATCGGCCCGCCCATGCACCACACCCTGCAGGGTCTCGGCCTGGGCGACCGGACCGAGGCGGCCATCGCGGCGTACCGCGCGGATTACCGGACCCGTGGCTGGGCGATGAACCGGGTCTTCGACGGCATCCCCGCGCTGCTCGCCGACCTGCGTGCGGCCGGCGTGCGGTTGGTTGTGGCCACCTCGAAGGCCGAGCCGACCGCGCAGCGGATCCTCGCCCACTTCGGCCTCGCGGACTGTTTCGAGGTCATCGCGGGCGCGAGTGTCGACGGCTCGCGAGCGAGCAAGGTCGATGTCGTCGCCCACGCGTTAGCCCAGCTGGACACCCTGCCGGAGCGCACCCTGATGGTCGGTGACCGGTCGCACGACGTCGAAGGCGCCGCCGCGCACGGCATCGAAACCGTGGTCGTGGGATGGGGTTACGGAAGGGGCGATTTCGATGGACCGGACGCCGTCACCCCGACGGCCCACGTCTCGACGGTGGCCGACCTCCGTGAGGTGTTGGGTGTCTGA
- a CDS encoding zinc ribbon domain-containing protein yields the protein MKAEVVQQQSLLELAELDASLSRLEHRAKNLAEQQRLEEVRTAHREANDRLAALQIAIEDLDAQIAKFESEIDAVRQREERDRKLLTDGTVDAKQLTELQHELNTLERRQTALEDSQLEVMERREELQGDQQSALGRIDELQKDLGDAQTAFDAACAELDQQRHQGLSRRDELVASLDPDLVGLYERQRARGGAGAGQLQGRRCGACRIEIDKGELARISGAADDDVLRCPECGAILLRVKGTGG from the coding sequence ATGAAAGCTGAAGTAGTCCAACAACAGTCGTTACTGGAGCTGGCCGAGCTCGACGCATCGTTGAGTCGTCTGGAGCACCGGGCCAAGAATCTCGCGGAACAGCAGCGGCTGGAGGAGGTGCGGACAGCGCACCGCGAGGCCAACGACCGGCTCGCCGCACTGCAGATCGCCATCGAAGACCTGGACGCGCAGATCGCCAAGTTCGAGTCTGAGATCGACGCGGTCCGCCAGCGTGAGGAGCGGGACCGCAAGTTGCTCACGGATGGCACCGTCGACGCCAAACAGCTCACCGAATTGCAGCACGAGCTGAACACGTTGGAGCGTAGGCAGACGGCGCTGGAGGATTCGCAGCTCGAGGTGATGGAGCGGCGCGAGGAGCTGCAAGGCGACCAGCAGAGCGCGCTCGGGCGAATCGACGAACTGCAGAAGGACCTCGGCGACGCGCAGACGGCATTCGACGCGGCGTGCGCGGAGCTGGACCAGCAACGGCACCAAGGGCTGTCGCGTCGCGACGAGCTGGTCGCGTCGCTCGATCCGGACCTCGTTGGGCTCTACGAACGGCAACGCGCCCGTGGCGGAGCGGGCGCCGGGCAGTTGCAGGGCCGCCGCTGCGGAGCATGCCGGATCGAGATCGACAAGGGGGAGTTGGCGCGCATCTCCGGGGCGGCCGACGACGACGTGCTGCGCTGTCCCGAATGTGGCGCGATTCTGTTGCGGGTCAAGGGGACCGGCGGGTGA
- a CDS encoding Nif3-like dinuclear metal center hexameric protein, producing MSARLADIIDVLEAAYPPQLAQDWDSVGLVCGDSSETVETVTVAVDATAAVTAEVPDRGLLLAHHPLLLRGVDTVAAGTAKGALIHQLIRSGRALFTAHTNADSASPGVSDALAETLGLTVEEVLAPASTEPDLDKWVVFVPAENSEALREAMFAAGAGRIGDYSHCCWTTTGTGQFLPHDGASPAIGSVGSVERVPEDRVEVIAPARLRGHVLAAMRGAHPYEEPAFDIFALAPIPGNTGLGRIGVLGRPEPLSAFVSRIRQALPTTSWGVRASGDPDASVSRVAVCGGSGDSLLGLVARVGVDAYVTSDLRHHPADEHRRASEVALVDVAHWASEFPWCRQAADLLRAHFGDALPVRVSNVRTDPWNVER from the coding sequence GTGAGCGCGCGGCTGGCGGACATCATCGACGTGCTCGAGGCGGCGTATCCGCCGCAATTGGCACAGGACTGGGACTCGGTGGGTCTGGTCTGCGGTGATTCGTCGGAGACGGTCGAGACGGTCACCGTCGCCGTCGACGCCACCGCCGCCGTCACCGCCGAGGTACCCGACCGCGGGCTTCTGCTGGCACACCATCCACTGCTGCTGCGCGGGGTCGACACCGTCGCGGCCGGCACGGCCAAGGGCGCCCTGATCCACCAGCTGATCCGGAGCGGCCGGGCCCTGTTCACCGCGCACACCAACGCGGACTCGGCGTCGCCCGGCGTCTCCGACGCGTTGGCCGAAACGTTGGGTTTGACCGTCGAGGAGGTACTCGCGCCGGCGAGCACGGAACCCGACCTGGACAAGTGGGTCGTATTCGTGCCTGCAGAGAACTCAGAGGCGCTGCGGGAAGCCATGTTCGCCGCCGGCGCCGGCCGCATCGGCGACTATTCGCACTGCTGCTGGACGACGACCGGAACCGGACAGTTCCTCCCGCACGACGGCGCGTCACCGGCGATCGGCAGCGTCGGATCCGTCGAACGCGTCCCCGAGGATCGGGTGGAGGTCATCGCCCCTGCGCGGTTGCGCGGCCATGTGCTGGCCGCGATGCGGGGCGCACATCCCTACGAGGAACCCGCATTCGACATCTTCGCGTTGGCGCCGATCCCCGGGAATACCGGCCTGGGACGGATCGGCGTGTTGGGCCGCCCGGAGCCGTTGTCGGCGTTCGTGTCCCGCATACGTCAGGCGCTACCAACCACGTCGTGGGGTGTACGGGCATCGGGCGATCCGGACGCGTCCGTGTCGCGGGTCGCGGTTTGTGGCGGATCCGGTGACTCACTGCTCGGCCTTGTCGCCCGCGTCGGTGTCGACGCGTACGTGACGTCAGACCTGCGGCACCATCCCGCCGACGAACACCGGCGCGCATCGGAAGTGGCGCTCGTGGACGTCGCGCACTGGGCCAGTGAGTTCCCGTGGTGCCGTCAAGCTGCAGACCTGCTGCGGGCTCACTTCGGTGACGCGCTACCCGTGCGGGTTTCGAATGTGCGCACCGACCCGTGGAACGTCGAGAGATGA
- a CDS encoding helix-turn-helix domain-containing protein — MEAKAEDSVDARVRRRLRDLRMQRGLTLEDVAGRSNIDVSTLSRLESGKRRLALDHLPRLAAALSVSTDELLRTPAIEDPRVRSGSHTAHGITYWALNRQAAGGLQAFKIRISARRRTPPAELPVHEGQDWIYVLSGRLRLILGERDFTVKAGEVVEFSTWTPHWFGVVEGPVEAITIFGPHGERLHLHDQSR; from the coding sequence ATGGAGGCAAAGGCAGAGGATAGCGTGGACGCGCGGGTACGACGCAGGCTGCGCGACCTGCGCATGCAGCGGGGCCTGACCCTCGAAGACGTCGCGGGGCGGTCCAACATCGATGTGTCCACGCTGAGCCGACTCGAATCCGGCAAGCGCCGCCTCGCCCTGGACCACCTGCCGAGGTTGGCCGCCGCGCTGTCGGTGAGCACCGACGAACTGCTGCGGACGCCGGCGATCGAGGATCCTCGGGTACGCAGCGGATCCCACACGGCACACGGAATCACATACTGGGCACTGAACCGCCAGGCCGCGGGCGGTCTGCAGGCATTCAAGATCAGGATCAGCGCCCGCCGCCGCACCCCGCCCGCCGAACTCCCGGTGCACGAGGGGCAGGACTGGATTTACGTGCTGTCCGGCCGACTGCGCTTGATCCTGGGCGAGCGCGACTTCACCGTCAAAGCCGGTGAGGTAGTGGAGTTCTCGACGTGGACACCGCACTGGTTCGGTGTGGTCGAGGGGCCTGTCGAGGCGATCACGATCTTCGGGCCCCACGGTGAGCGGCTCCACCTGCACGATCAGTCCAGGTAG